From Vibrio artabrorum, a single genomic window includes:
- the fadR gene encoding fatty acid metabolism transcriptional regulator FadR, with translation MVIKAKSPAGFAEKYIIESIWNGRFPPGSILPAERELSELIGVTRTTLREVLQRLARDGWLTIQHGKPTKVNQFMETSGLHILDTLMTLDVDNASKMVEDLLAARTNISPIFMRYAFKANKEASERTITNVIESCEALLAAPTWDDFLASSPYADKIKQAVKENVEKDEEKRQTILIAKTFNFYDYMLFQRLAFHSGNQIYGLIFNGVRKLYDRVGSYYFSNPEARRLAMEFYKELFVICESGQRENLPLVIRNYGIASAQIWNEMKTTLPTNFTEDDS, from the coding sequence ATGGTCATTAAGGCGAAGAGCCCGGCAGGATTTGCAGAAAAGTATATCATTGAAAGTATTTGGAATGGCCGTTTCCCTCCAGGTTCTATCTTGCCCGCAGAGCGTGAGCTTTCTGAGCTGATTGGTGTTACACGTACGACGCTTCGAGAAGTACTCCAGCGTCTCGCTCGTGACGGTTGGTTGACAATACAACACGGCAAACCAACCAAAGTGAACCAATTTATGGAGACTTCAGGTCTTCATATTCTCGATACACTAATGACGTTGGATGTTGATAATGCCAGTAAAATGGTAGAAGACTTACTGGCCGCTCGGACGAATATCAGCCCGATCTTTATGCGTTATGCTTTCAAAGCAAATAAAGAAGCCTCTGAGCGTACGATAACTAACGTGATTGAATCTTGTGAAGCTTTACTTGCGGCACCAACATGGGATGACTTTCTAGCCTCATCGCCTTATGCAGATAAGATTAAGCAAGCCGTTAAAGAAAACGTAGAAAAAGACGAAGAGAAACGTCAAACAATCCTAATTGCGAAGACATTTAACTTTTATGATTATATGCTATTTCAACGTTTGGCGTTCCATTCAGGCAACCAAATTTACGGCCTGATTTTTAACGGTGTACGTAAACTGTATGACCGTGTTGGTAGCTATTACTTCTCTAATCCAGAAGCCCGCCGTTTAGCGATGGAGTTTTATAAAGAGTTGTTTGTTATTTGTGAGAGCGGCCAACGTGAAAATTTGCCATTAGTGATCCGTAATTACGGCATTGCAAGTGCTCAAATCTGGAATGAAATGAAAACGACATTACCAACGAATTTCACTGAAGACGACAGCTAG
- a CDS encoding ABC transporter substrate-binding protein, which produces MGSIIKRYTAILSVFLLLWTGNAMANMAKVSVSQVVDHPDLNATRAGLIDGLRAKGFEIGKNLEFSYAMADGSPAKAARIARKLVSENPHVLVGIATPTSQALVSATRSIPIVFTAVTDPIGARLVKHLDKPERNVTGLSDLSPISQHVKLIKELLPQATSIGVVYNPAEANSVALVRLLKKATQELGLSLYTEKALTIDDIESKAESVAKKSDVIYALTDNTVASGIEGLIEAANQAGIPVVAGTTSYIGKGAIAGIGLDYYDVGLQTADYVVAILNGQKPGELSVKTAKSSHLVVNLVAARKLGVTLPQSVVDRAIIIH; this is translated from the coding sequence ATGGGTTCTATAATAAAACGATACACAGCTATTTTGAGTGTTTTTCTATTGCTATGGACTGGCAATGCCATGGCCAATATGGCCAAGGTGTCAGTTTCACAAGTTGTCGACCATCCAGATTTAAACGCGACACGTGCTGGGCTTATAGACGGATTACGCGCGAAAGGTTTTGAAATCGGTAAAAACCTAGAGTTTTCTTACGCGATGGCGGATGGAAGTCCAGCCAAAGCAGCAAGAATCGCCAGAAAGTTGGTTAGCGAAAATCCTCATGTATTGGTCGGCATTGCTACACCAACTTCGCAAGCTTTGGTCTCAGCGACTCGCTCAATACCTATTGTTTTTACCGCGGTTACTGACCCTATCGGTGCCAGACTGGTTAAACACCTGGATAAACCTGAGAGAAATGTTACGGGCCTTTCTGATTTATCCCCGATATCCCAACATGTGAAGTTAATTAAAGAGCTTCTTCCTCAGGCAACGTCTATCGGTGTGGTTTACAACCCAGCAGAGGCAAACTCGGTTGCTTTAGTTAGGTTGTTGAAGAAGGCTACACAAGAACTTGGGCTCAGTCTGTATACTGAAAAAGCGCTCACTATCGATGATATTGAGTCGAAAGCAGAGTCTGTGGCTAAAAAATCTGATGTTATCTATGCGTTGACTGACAACACAGTTGCAAGCGGTATTGAAGGACTTATAGAAGCGGCTAACCAAGCGGGCATACCTGTGGTTGCTGGTACAACATCTTATATTGGGAAAGGCGCTATCGCAGGCATTGGTCTAGATTATTATGATGTTGGATTGCAAACAGCTGATTATGTCGTAGCCATTCTTAATGGACAAAAACCGGGAGAGTTGAGCGTAAAAACAGCGAAGAGTTCTCACCTTGTGGTCAATTTGGTTGCGGCTCGTAAGCTAGGAGTTACATTGCCTCAGTCGGTGGTTGACCGTGCGATAATCATTCATTGA
- the apbC gene encoding iron-sulfur cluster carrier protein ApbC, producing MRNFTSKQDFCSWLNEFESPILIPEWALHQNIVSVDPRGSFVITLPFAANQLAVELEQWIHSQIKQQRVSAFQFEVKVKPSALETAVATPLKGVKNIIAVTSAKGGVGKSTTSVNLALALSQSGSKVGLLDADIYGPSVPMMLGQLDAKPEVQNNKWMMPIEAHGIFTHSIGYLVSKDDAAIWRGPMAAKALGQLVNETVWPELDYLVIDMPPGTGDIQLTLSQQIPVTGAIVVTTPQDLALADARKGVAMFDKVNVPVAGLVENMSYHICSHCGEKEHIFGAGGAEAMSEEFYLDILAQIPLHIDVREDIDVGCPTVIRRPESEHTRHYLELAENVAAKMFWTGKARPEAIRFSMVE from the coding sequence ATGCGTAACTTTACTTCTAAGCAAGACTTCTGTTCATGGTTGAATGAGTTCGAGTCACCAATCCTCATCCCCGAGTGGGCGTTACACCAAAATATTGTATCGGTTGATCCGCGTGGATCATTTGTTATTACTTTACCTTTTGCGGCTAATCAGCTCGCGGTTGAGTTGGAACAGTGGATCCACTCTCAGATTAAACAACAGCGGGTTAGCGCTTTTCAGTTTGAAGTAAAAGTGAAGCCGTCTGCGCTGGAAACTGCCGTCGCGACACCATTGAAGGGTGTTAAGAATATTATCGCCGTGACGTCGGCAAAGGGTGGGGTGGGTAAATCGACGACTTCAGTTAACCTTGCGCTTGCGCTATCTCAGTCAGGTTCAAAAGTGGGTTTGTTGGATGCGGATATCTACGGCCCATCAGTGCCTATGATGCTCGGTCAACTAGATGCAAAACCAGAAGTACAGAACAATAAGTGGATGATGCCCATCGAGGCACATGGCATTTTCACTCACTCTATTGGCTATCTTGTGTCGAAAGACGATGCAGCAATCTGGCGCGGCCCTATGGCAGCGAAGGCTTTAGGGCAGCTAGTTAATGAAACGGTATGGCCTGAGTTGGATTATCTTGTTATCGATATGCCGCCGGGCACCGGGGACATTCAACTGACGTTGTCGCAACAGATTCCAGTGACCGGGGCGATTGTGGTGACCACGCCTCAAGATTTAGCGTTAGCCGATGCACGTAAAGGTGTGGCGATGTTCGATAAAGTAAACGTGCCAGTGGCAGGTTTAGTTGAAAACATGAGCTACCATATTTGCAGTCACTGTGGCGAGAAAGAGCATATCTTTGGTGCTGGTGGTGCAGAAGCCATGTCAGAAGAGTTTTATCTCGATATCTTGGCACAGATCCCTCTGCATATTGATGTGCGAGAAGACATCGATGTGGGGTGCCCAACCGTGATACGCAGACCTGAAAGCGAACACACGCGGCACTATCTAGAGCTTGCAGAGAATGTGGCGGCGAAAATGTTTTGGACGGGAAAAGCAAGACCGGAAGCGATCCGTTTTTCTATGGTGGAATAG
- a CDS encoding YecA/YgfB family protein has protein sequence MKYQLLDQTVLTEESTPQFIEGAILASNLATKPLDPQAWLAVIVPDAPPELVSAVTEQINRQHNLIQRSEFLLTEVFADGDFNEQFADFAEGFMMVWPTVEEQWQTVTMADGTLRMLQALLTTLMLGIDEELTQQQMIAAGFENPPGLEDLVGQVDLMIAEVALAADEVMLGNKSQSVNPFKGIGRNDSCPCESGKKFKQCCGKSA, from the coding sequence ATGAAATATCAATTATTGGATCAAACAGTATTAACTGAAGAGAGCACGCCTCAATTTATTGAAGGTGCTATTTTGGCGTCGAACTTAGCAACTAAACCATTAGATCCTCAAGCTTGGCTTGCTGTTATTGTTCCTGATGCGCCACCCGAATTGGTGTCAGCTGTAACTGAGCAAATCAATCGTCAGCATAACTTGATTCAGCGGAGTGAATTTTTACTGACAGAGGTATTTGCTGACGGTGACTTCAATGAGCAATTCGCCGATTTCGCAGAAGGCTTTATGATGGTTTGGCCGACAGTAGAAGAACAGTGGCAAACCGTGACGATGGCAGATGGTACGCTGCGTATGTTGCAAGCGCTTCTGACAACACTCATGTTAGGGATTGATGAAGAGTTGACTCAGCAGCAGATGATTGCCGCTGGGTTTGAAAATCCCCCGGGACTTGAAGACCTAGTGGGTCAGGTCGATCTGATGATTGCTGAAGTGGCGTTGGCGGCAGACGAAGTCATGCTTGGTAATAAGTCACAAAGCGTTAACCCATTCAAAGGCATCGGCCGTAATGACAGTTGCCCATGTGAAAGTGGTAAAAAGTTTAAGCAATGCTGTGGAAAAAGCGCCTAA
- the dsbB gene encoding disulfide bond formation protein DsbB, which translates to MNFFVILKDFSKRRLSWLLLLAFILFFEACALFFQHVVMLAPCVMCIYERVAMLTIGGAAIVGAIAPNNPISRWLGLVGWGFGAYKGLTLALQHVDYQFNPSPFATCDLFVTFPSWAPLNQWAPWMFEAYGDCSKIVWQFLNLSMPQWLVIIFAGNLIAFGLIVIAQFVKSKKD; encoded by the coding sequence GTGAATTTTTTTGTCATTCTTAAAGACTTCTCTAAGCGACGTCTCTCTTGGCTTTTGCTACTGGCTTTTATTCTGTTTTTTGAGGCGTGTGCACTCTTCTTTCAGCATGTGGTGATGCTTGCGCCTTGTGTGATGTGTATCTATGAACGCGTCGCGATGCTGACTATCGGCGGCGCAGCAATCGTTGGTGCAATTGCCCCTAACAATCCAATATCACGTTGGCTTGGCCTTGTGGGTTGGGGATTTGGTGCTTACAAAGGTTTAACGTTAGCGTTGCAGCATGTCGACTACCAGTTCAATCCTTCCCCCTTCGCAACTTGTGATTTATTTGTCACTTTCCCTAGCTGGGCGCCTCTAAATCAATGGGCTCCATGGATGTTTGAGGCTTACGGAGACTGCAGTAAGATCGTGTGGCAGTTCTTGAACCTATCCATGCCGCAATGGTTAGTGATTATCTTTGCCGGAAATCTAATTGCTTTTGGATTGATTGTTATTGCTCAATTTGTTAAATCAAAAAAAGACTAA
- the nhaB gene encoding Na(+)/H(+) antiporter NhaB yields the protein MPMSLGNAFIKNFLGKAPDWYKLAIISFLIINPFIFFLVDPFVAGWLLVVEFIFTLAMALKCYPLQPGGLLAIQAVAIGMTKPEMVYHELQANLPVLLLLIFMVAGIYFMKELLLFIFTKILLGIQSKILLSVAFCVAAAFLSAFLDALTVIAVVISVAVGFYSIYHKVASGKGTTSAHDHTHDEEISELTRDDLENYRAFLRSLLMHAGVGTALGGVMTMVGEPQNLVIAKQAGWEFGEFIIRMLPVTLPVFFCGILTCALVEKLKVFGYGAELPNNVRQILVEFDNKERASRTKQDIARLWIQGAIAVWLIVGLALHVAEVGLIGLSVIILATAFTGVIEEHSMGKAFEEALPFTALLAVFFCIVAVIIDQSLFKPVIDAVLHVEDKGVQLALFYVANGILSMVSDNVFVGTVYINEVKTALVEGIINRDQFDLLAVAINTGTNLPSVATPNGQAAFLFLLTSALAPLIRLSYGRMVFMALPYTVVLALVGLVGIVFFVEPMTAWFYDLGWIVQRTGEVVAPILSGEH from the coding sequence ATGCCGATGTCTCTCGGAAATGCTTTTATCAAGAACTTCCTTGGAAAAGCTCCTGATTGGTACAAACTTGCCATCATTTCCTTTTTAATCATCAATCCATTTATTTTCTTCCTCGTTGACCCATTTGTTGCGGGCTGGCTATTGGTGGTAGAATTTATTTTCACTCTCGCTATGGCGCTAAAATGTTACCCTCTTCAACCGGGGGGCTTATTGGCAATCCAAGCTGTCGCGATTGGCATGACCAAACCAGAAATGGTGTATCACGAGCTGCAAGCAAACCTCCCAGTATTACTCTTACTGATATTTATGGTTGCTGGCATCTACTTCATGAAAGAACTCCTTCTGTTCATATTCACGAAGATCTTGCTCGGTATCCAATCTAAAATTTTACTCTCTGTCGCTTTTTGTGTCGCAGCCGCTTTCTTATCAGCATTCCTCGACGCACTAACGGTCATTGCTGTTGTTATTAGCGTCGCGGTTGGCTTCTACTCGATCTACCATAAAGTAGCATCGGGGAAAGGCACTACGTCCGCACATGATCATACTCACGATGAAGAGATTTCTGAACTAACACGTGACGATTTGGAAAATTACCGCGCTTTCCTACGCTCACTACTTATGCATGCTGGTGTAGGGACGGCACTTGGTGGTGTGATGACCATGGTCGGTGAGCCACAGAACTTAGTGATTGCGAAACAAGCAGGCTGGGAATTCGGTGAGTTCATTATTCGTATGCTTCCAGTAACCCTGCCGGTCTTCTTTTGCGGTATTCTAACGTGTGCTCTCGTTGAAAAACTTAAAGTGTTTGGTTACGGCGCAGAGCTGCCAAATAATGTTCGTCAAATCTTAGTCGAATTCGATAACAAAGAACGCGCAAGCCGCACTAAGCAAGATATAGCAAGACTTTGGATTCAAGGCGCAATCGCCGTTTGGCTCATCGTGGGTCTTGCGCTTCACGTGGCTGAAGTCGGCTTGATCGGTCTATCCGTTATCATCTTAGCAACGGCTTTTACCGGCGTAATCGAAGAGCACTCTATGGGTAAAGCCTTTGAAGAGGCGCTACCATTCACCGCTCTGCTCGCGGTTTTCTTCTGTATTGTTGCTGTCATAATCGACCAGTCATTATTCAAGCCCGTTATCGATGCTGTACTTCACGTTGAAGATAAGGGCGTTCAGCTTGCACTGTTTTATGTCGCCAATGGAATCTTATCGATGGTGTCAGATAACGTGTTCGTCGGCACGGTGTACATTAACGAAGTGAAAACGGCACTGGTTGAGGGCATCATCAATCGTGACCAATTCGATCTTCTTGCTGTTGCAATAAACACAGGAACGAACCTTCCTTCTGTAGCAACACCCAACGGGCAAGCTGCATTTCTATTCTTATTAACATCGGCACTCGCTCCATTAATTCGACTATCTTACGGCCGTATGGTGTTCATGGCACTGCCATATACCGTGGTATTAGCGCTTGTCGGCCTTGTTGGCATCGTGTTCTTCGTAGAGCCGATGACAGCATGGTTTTATGACTTAGGTTGGATCGTTCAACGCACTGGTGAAGTGGTTGCTCCTATCTTGTCAGGAGAACATTGA
- a CDS encoding GGDEF domain-containing protein — MKVNRHFSLTFVFGFPAVIGVILIGLIAKNHLDAVKKDIETEFHRVEEAFNRTTKVVTALDYSFTNYYRSGSTLTLDHNKQVINGLCRIWPIEAKLLADSKIADIPSVDIDYMLVGEESLCSETSDEYKGASEKISLAPILSFLSQLDEFHNGVHFIDRHGYVISSPESFAKGLSKEQLSTIKSRPYWQATANSPEQLTLNGPMHRFDSLDRIISMTSPVFHQGVYQGILSVDINVDKLLEVSNPLLAGKVDIIDTTLVTPSDTSIFYEEIHLEGVTSHHAIYYELDLTKEIENFFIYEKDGLIVAIIVYLFSVTIFFYVNSNIERGYFKDLAAKDPMTNLLNRRGLEAFWRRVEHDKLFALTIFDIDNFKLINDTYGHDIGDDVIRYMAQQLNSSIRSSDVVARFGGEEFVVYIKGDDRTSLVETLHRVKETICTRSVDIIPTGFTVSGGVCIVEAGGRKLSFTEIFKYADEKLYVAKSMGKDRIEF; from the coding sequence ATGAAAGTAAACAGGCATTTTAGTCTCACCTTTGTTTTTGGCTTTCCTGCTGTGATTGGTGTGATACTGATTGGCCTAATTGCAAAGAACCATTTGGATGCAGTAAAGAAAGACATCGAAACCGAATTTCATCGTGTTGAAGAGGCATTTAACCGAACCACTAAAGTTGTCACTGCCTTGGATTATAGTTTTACTAATTACTATCGATCAGGTAGCACGCTGACTCTTGACCATAATAAGCAGGTTATTAACGGCTTATGTCGAATTTGGCCTATCGAGGCCAAGCTTCTTGCGGATAGCAAAATAGCGGATATTCCATCTGTGGATATTGATTATATGTTGGTCGGTGAAGAGTCGCTTTGTTCTGAAACCAGCGATGAATACAAAGGTGCATCAGAGAAGATATCTTTAGCACCGATCCTTTCATTCTTATCGCAACTGGATGAATTTCACAACGGTGTACACTTTATAGACCGACATGGTTATGTTATTTCATCACCAGAAAGTTTTGCTAAAGGCTTAAGTAAAGAACAGCTTTCGACTATCAAGAGTCGCCCTTATTGGCAAGCAACGGCGAATAGCCCAGAACAACTGACATTAAATGGGCCCATGCACCGATTTGATTCACTAGATCGTATTATTAGCATGACAAGCCCTGTGTTTCACCAAGGGGTATACCAAGGCATACTCTCGGTCGACATTAACGTGGACAAATTGCTTGAGGTTTCCAATCCCCTTTTAGCCGGAAAAGTGGACATCATTGATACAACATTAGTGACTCCAAGTGATACCAGTATTTTTTACGAGGAAATTCATCTAGAGGGTGTCACATCACATCATGCTATTTACTATGAGTTGGATCTGACGAAGGAAATCGAGAATTTCTTTATTTATGAAAAAGACGGTTTAATTGTCGCCATTATTGTCTATTTGTTCTCTGTAACTATCTTCTTTTACGTCAATTCAAATATTGAACGTGGTTATTTTAAAGATCTTGCAGCCAAGGACCCAATGACAAACCTATTGAATCGACGTGGTTTAGAAGCTTTTTGGCGCCGAGTAGAACACGACAAATTGTTTGCTTTGACGATATTTGATATCGACAATTTCAAGTTGATTAATGATACCTATGGTCATGATATTGGTGATGATGTTATTCGTTATATGGCGCAACAACTCAATAGTAGTATTCGAAGCAGTGACGTCGTTGCAAGGTTTGGCGGTGAAGAGTTTGTTGTTTATATAAAAGGCGATGATCGTACATCTTTGGTTGAGACCCTACACCGCGTCAAAGAGACCATTTGCACAAGATCAGTCGATATTATCCCGACTGGCTTTACCGTCTCTGGCGGTGTGTGTATTGTTGAAGCGGGCGGGCGGAAGCTTAGTTTTACAGAGATATTTAAGTACGCCGATGAGAAACTGTACGTGGCTAAGAGCATGGGTAAAGACCGAATCGAGTTTTAA
- a CDS encoding YehS family protein yields MTNNEILRRIQHALNLKNAQIIKAIEQADVTVAHDQVIDWLKDDNDKSCSKMKDKELAVFLNGFINLKRGKKEGEQPKPEVALTNNMIFMKLRIALNMKAEDVLDVLEVVGISLSKYEIGAYFRKPENKNYKVCEDQLLCDFLNGVQFTNRPDSEEFAG; encoded by the coding sequence GTGACTAACAACGAAATCTTGCGTCGTATTCAACACGCACTAAACCTTAAAAATGCACAAATCATCAAAGCTATCGAACAAGCTGATGTGACCGTTGCTCATGATCAAGTGATTGACTGGCTAAAAGACGACAACGACAAGTCATGCTCTAAGATGAAAGATAAAGAGTTAGCGGTATTCCTAAATGGTTTCATCAACCTTAAGCGTGGCAAAAAAGAAGGTGAGCAACCTAAACCTGAAGTCGCACTGACGAACAACATGATCTTCATGAAGCTGCGTATCGCATTAAACATGAAAGCAGAAGATGTTTTGGACGTACTAGAAGTGGTTGGCATTAGCTTGAGCAAGTACGAAATCGGCGCTTACTTCCGCAAGCCAGAAAACAAAAACTACAAAGTGTGTGAAGACCAACTACTTTGCGATTTTCTAAACGGCGTGCAATTTACCAACCGTCCAGACTCAGAAGAGTTTGCGGGTTAA
- the metG gene encoding methionine--tRNA ligase, which translates to MATDPRNVSSRKLLVTCALPYANGSIHLGHMLEHIQADIWVRYQRLRGNTVNFICADDAHGTPIMLKAQQMGITPEEMIAAVSEEHQKDFAGFDISFDNYHSTHSEENRELASHIYLELKKNGFISSRTISQLFDPEKEMFLPDRFVKGTCPKCKSEDQYGDNCDNCGETYSPTELINPKSAVSGATPVMKDSEHFFFDLPQFESMLKEWTRSGSLQNETANKMQEWFESGLQQWDISRDAPYFGFEIPGEKDKFFYVWLDAPVGYMASFKNLCDKRDDLNFDEYWKKDSTTELYHFIGKDIVYFHSLFWPAMLDGAGFRKPNNVFVHGYVTVNGAKMSKSKGTFIKASTYLNHLDPECLRYYYAAKLNSRIDDLDLNLEDFTQRVNADVVNKIVNLASRNAGFITKRFEGKLAAEFAEPELYNEFVAAAERIGELYETREFSRAIREITALADKANQYIDEKAPWVLAKEEGKEAELQEVSSVGINLFRVLMAYLKPVMPELAARTEAFLNEELTWEAIATPLTDHEITQFKALFNRIDPKKVEAMVESSKEDAAAEAAAKEKAEAEKEQASQTELDKEPIADEIEFDAFAAVDMRIARIISCEEVPKANKLLKFQLDIGGETRQVFSGIKSAYKPEELEGKLTVMVANLKPRKMKFGMSEGMILAAGPGGSDLWILEPHEGAQPGMRVM; encoded by the coding sequence ATGGCGACTGACCCAAGAAACGTTTCCTCAAGGAAATTACTGGTAACTTGTGCGCTTCCGTACGCTAACGGCTCTATTCACCTTGGCCATATGCTTGAGCATATCCAAGCGGATATCTGGGTTCGATACCAGCGTCTACGTGGCAACACTGTAAACTTCATCTGTGCTGACGATGCTCACGGCACGCCAATTATGCTTAAAGCTCAACAGATGGGTATCACGCCAGAAGAGATGATCGCGGCTGTTAGTGAAGAGCACCAAAAAGACTTCGCTGGCTTTGATATCAGCTTTGATAACTACCACAGCACACATAGCGAAGAGAACCGTGAACTGGCTTCTCACATCTACCTAGAACTTAAAAAGAACGGCTTCATTTCTAGCCGTACTATTTCTCAGCTTTTCGACCCTGAGAAAGAGATGTTTCTACCAGACCGCTTTGTAAAAGGTACTTGCCCTAAGTGTAAGTCAGAAGACCAGTATGGTGATAACTGTGACAACTGTGGTGAGACATACAGCCCAACTGAACTGATTAACCCTAAATCAGCGGTTTCTGGTGCAACTCCAGTAATGAAAGACTCTGAGCACTTCTTCTTCGACCTACCTCAGTTCGAAAGCATGCTTAAAGAGTGGACTCGTTCTGGCTCTCTACAGAATGAAACTGCAAACAAAATGCAGGAATGGTTTGAGTCTGGTCTGCAACAGTGGGATATCTCACGTGATGCCCCTTACTTTGGCTTTGAAATCCCAGGCGAAAAAGACAAGTTCTTCTACGTATGGCTAGACGCACCGGTTGGCTACATGGCTTCTTTCAAGAACCTATGTGACAAGCGTGACGATCTAAACTTCGATGAATACTGGAAGAAAGACAGCACAACGGAACTTTACCACTTCATCGGTAAAGACATCGTTTACTTCCACAGCCTATTCTGGCCAGCAATGCTAGACGGCGCAGGTTTCCGTAAGCCAAACAACGTATTCGTACACGGCTACGTAACCGTGAACGGTGCGAAGATGTCTAAGTCGAAAGGCACATTCATCAAAGCAAGCACGTACCTAAACCACCTAGACCCTGAGTGTCTACGTTACTACTACGCTGCGAAACTAAACAGCCGCATCGATGACTTAGATCTTAACCTCGAAGACTTCACTCAACGTGTAAACGCTGACGTAGTAAACAAGATTGTTAACCTAGCTTCTCGTAACGCTGGCTTCATCACAAAACGTTTTGAAGGCAAGCTAGCGGCTGAATTTGCAGAGCCTGAGCTATATAACGAATTCGTTGCTGCTGCTGAGCGTATCGGTGAGCTATACGAAACTCGAGAGTTCAGCCGCGCTATCCGTGAAATCACGGCACTAGCAGACAAAGCGAACCAGTACATCGACGAAAAAGCACCTTGGGTTCTTGCAAAAGAAGAAGGCAAAGAAGCTGAGCTTCAAGAAGTTTCTTCTGTCGGTATTAACCTATTCCGCGTACTGATGGCTTACCTGAAACCAGTGATGCCAGAGCTTGCAGCTCGCACTGAAGCTTTCCTAAACGAAGAGCTAACGTGGGAAGCGATTGCGACTCCGCTAACTGATCACGAGATCACTCAGTTCAAAGCGCTATTCAACCGTATTGATCCTAAGAAAGTGGAAGCAATGGTTGAGTCTTCTAAAGAAGATGCAGCCGCTGAAGCAGCAGCGAAAGAAAAAGCAGAAGCTGAAAAAGAGCAAGCAAGCCAAACTGAGCTAGACAAAGAGCCAATCGCAGACGAGATTGAGTTCGATGCCTTTGCAGCAGTAGACATGCGTATTGCTCGTATCATCTCTTGTGAAGAAGTACCAAAAGCGAACAAACTACTGAAGTTCCAACTGGACATCGGTGGTGAGACTCGCCAAGTATTCTCTGGTATCAAATCAGCATACAAACCTGAAGAGCTAGAAGGCAAGCTAACGGTAATGGTAGCCAACCTAAAACCTCGTAAGATGAAGTTTGGTATGTCTGAAGGCATGATCCTAGCAGCGGGCCCTGGCGGCAGCGACCTATGGATCCTTGAGCCACACGAAGGTGCTCAACCTGGTATGCGTGTAATGTAA
- the dusC gene encoding tRNA dihydrouridine(16) synthase DusC produces the protein MRVILGPMEGVLDHLMREILTEINDYDLCVTEFVRVVDQRLPPHVFHRICPELHQGSQTLAGVPIHLQLLGQHPNWMAENAFQAADLGAKGIDLNFGCPAKAVNKSNGGASLLKEPELIYQVVKSCREAVPAHIPVSAKIRLGWEHPEECFEIVDAIEQAKADELTVHARTKVGGYKASEIKWDYINQIREKTSLPLIANGEIWNYQDGQDCIEATGVDSLMVCRGAFNIPNLGNVVKHNHPKMPWEKVIALLLRYSEFQIKGDKGMYYPNRVKQWFVYLSKGYPEANELFKEIRTFKKAPPIVERLQRYQQEHFR, from the coding sequence ATGCGCGTAATACTTGGCCCTATGGAGGGCGTTCTAGACCACCTAATGCGTGAAATTCTCACAGAGATTAATGATTACGATCTCTGTGTGACAGAGTTTGTGCGCGTCGTGGACCAACGTCTTCCTCCGCATGTGTTCCACCGTATTTGCCCAGAGCTACATCAAGGGTCTCAAACCCTTGCGGGTGTGCCGATCCATCTCCAACTACTCGGACAGCACCCAAATTGGATGGCAGAAAATGCCTTCCAAGCCGCCGACCTAGGCGCGAAAGGCATTGATCTAAACTTTGGGTGTCCTGCGAAAGCGGTCAATAAAAGTAATGGTGGAGCTTCACTACTCAAAGAGCCCGAGCTGATCTATCAAGTGGTGAAGTCTTGTCGAGAAGCGGTACCTGCGCACATTCCTGTGTCCGCAAAGATTCGATTAGGTTGGGAGCATCCGGAAGAGTGCTTTGAAATCGTCGATGCCATCGAGCAAGCCAAAGCTGACGAACTCACCGTGCATGCAAGAACCAAAGTGGGCGGCTATAAAGCCAGCGAAATAAAATGGGATTACATCAATCAAATAAGAGAAAAAACCTCTCTGCCGTTGATTGCTAATGGGGAGATCTGGAACTATCAAGATGGTCAAGATTGCATAGAAGCAACTGGCGTCGATTCATTGATGGTCTGCCGCGGTGCTTTTAACATTCCAAACCTAGGCAATGTCGTTAAGCACAACCACCCGAAAATGCCGTGGGAGAAAGTAATCGCACTTTTGCTACGCTACTCCGAATTTCAAATTAAAGGGGATAAAGGCATGTACTACCCCAATAGAGTAAAGCAGTGGTTTGTCTATTTAAGTAAAGGCTACCCTGAAGCGAACGAACTATTTAAAGAAATTCGAACTTTCAAGAAAGCGCCGCCTATCGTAGAACGCCTACAACGTTATCAACAGGAGCATTTCCGTTGA